A part of Marinobacter psychrophilus genomic DNA contains:
- a CDS encoding substrate-binding periplasmic protein produces the protein MVAAKSLIGAFLALTVLPAWSEIQGEGSLTVSIAAPAYWCPYACSALGLRSGFTVDIARAALESEGHKVVYKNLPYDRALVEAESGRIDAIMPTFKGEAPNFVFPSYAVSLTEYCFYVPEDELRRYSGLDSIENMRFVATSGYSYGEDMDAYISNNQGGRVILIGGDDVSNRLREIVRRGRVDALLDDRLLFESSQNGVGLVNAGCLDGRHAGYLALSPEDPDRSSAIAEAFDRGFRTIRGDGQICEILEKYRLGAEVVLDLSGDYCPSNFF, from the coding sequence ATGGTTGCCGCTAAATCTTTGATAGGAGCGTTTTTGGCATTGACGGTTTTGCCTGCCTGGTCTGAAATCCAGGGGGAGGGATCGCTTACTGTCTCAATTGCCGCACCGGCCTATTGGTGCCCGTACGCCTGTAGTGCGCTTGGATTACGCTCGGGATTCACAGTTGATATCGCTCGTGCCGCGCTGGAGTCTGAGGGGCATAAAGTCGTTTATAAAAACCTGCCCTACGACCGGGCCCTGGTTGAGGCAGAAAGCGGTCGTATTGACGCCATAATGCCGACGTTCAAGGGCGAGGCCCCGAACTTTGTTTTTCCCTCATATGCAGTGTCGCTGACTGAATATTGTTTTTACGTTCCGGAGGACGAACTCCGCCGCTATAGCGGCCTGGATTCAATCGAGAACATGCGATTCGTGGCCACTTCAGGCTACAGCTATGGCGAAGATATGGACGCTTATATTTCTAACAATCAGGGTGGGCGCGTAATTCTGATCGGGGGAGACGACGTATCCAATCGCCTCCGAGAGATTGTAAGAAGGGGGCGCGTTGATGCGCTTCTCGATGATCGGCTTCTGTTCGAATCCAGCCAGAACGGGGTCGGCTTGGTGAATGCCGGTTGTCTCGACGGACGCCATGCCGGTTACCTGGCCCTTTCCCCAGAAGACCCGGACCGGTCAAGCGCCATCGCCGAGGCTTTCGATCGCGGCTTTAGGACTATTCGAGGAGACGGACAGATTTGCGAGATTCTGGAAAAGTACAGGTTAGGCGCTGAAGTAGTGCTCGACTTGAGCGGAGACTATTGCCCATCAAATTTTTTCTGA
- a CDS encoding cytochrome b: MQALDRYAYPHRLLHWSVSGVVLLSLVSGLTIGFLDFDGAVDLLGNTLTNVLYGGHKTLGVLILLLMILRVITRLAFAVPDHVPPLDTFERVVSKSVQRLLYLALIAMPLLGWAGTAAGGYPVEFFLWQLPGFIGKDEQLSEQLFLLHEWLSWIILALVALHVTGAIFHWKIKRDNVIKRMSLFD; encoded by the coding sequence ATGCAAGCACTGGACCGCTATGCCTACCCACACCGGCTACTTCACTGGTCAGTGTCTGGTGTGGTGTTACTCTCGTTAGTCAGCGGCTTAACGATAGGATTTCTGGATTTTGACGGCGCCGTCGATCTGCTAGGCAACACACTAACGAACGTGCTCTACGGCGGCCATAAAACGCTGGGGGTGTTGATATTATTACTGATGATACTGCGTGTTATTACCCGCCTGGCTTTTGCAGTACCAGACCATGTACCGCCCTTGGATACCTTCGAGAGAGTGGTCAGTAAAAGTGTCCAACGTTTGCTCTATTTGGCGCTGATCGCCATGCCGTTACTCGGCTGGGCAGGCACAGCCGCCGGCGGCTACCCGGTTGAATTTTTTCTCTGGCAGTTGCCTGGGTTTATCGGCAAGGATGAACAGCTCTCTGAACAGCTCTTTCTGCTACATGAGTGGCTTAGCTGGATTATTTTAGCATTGGTGGCACTGCATGTGACGGGTGCGATATTCCATTGGAAAATCAAGCGCGATAACGTTATAAAGCGTATGAGCTTATTCGATTAA
- a CDS encoding DUF6635 family protein has translation MRIVTKAHAEALITMPIATSPEQNVSEVEIEQAIRSGIKRYFDDCRARIPTFIDRHFHYPGAIATNQMALGWDMLRAPINLLWAPVYALVCLLKILVPKRTGLMWLHSLANYVPAGLTTRVQQHISHLILVDLLNNGQQSSILEGYLIAALEAVYERHTCKPVDHQRFSTLIEPLVADALSQYRMTRTASADITNSILCTVLGAFAFQKFTPGGIGLGVVLATMLATTLATQNFIFGETLGSWYYSWFPPEPSLATMASVMVAVMGSLAAFAAFSGVIFDPVQAAVGLHRRRLHKLLDHLQRDVTISTQSSFRPKDQFVARILDMFDMIKTGLL, from the coding sequence ATGCGGATCGTTACGAAAGCTCACGCAGAGGCGCTTATTACCATGCCCATTGCCACATCGCCCGAGCAAAATGTCTCCGAAGTTGAGATAGAGCAGGCAATCCGCTCAGGCATCAAGCGCTACTTTGACGACTGCCGGGCGCGGATACCGACGTTTATTGACCGGCATTTTCATTATCCTGGTGCCATAGCGACCAACCAAATGGCGCTGGGATGGGACATGTTACGGGCACCCATCAACCTACTGTGGGCGCCCGTGTACGCCTTGGTATGCCTGTTAAAAATTCTGGTTCCCAAACGAACAGGCTTAATGTGGCTGCACAGTTTGGCAAATTATGTACCCGCCGGTTTGACCACCCGGGTACAACAGCACATCTCGCACCTGATTCTGGTGGACCTGTTGAACAATGGTCAGCAGAGCTCAATTCTGGAGGGATATCTTATTGCGGCACTGGAGGCGGTCTATGAGCGCCATACCTGCAAGCCGGTCGATCACCAGCGGTTTAGCACCCTGATTGAACCGCTGGTCGCAGACGCTCTCAGTCAGTACCGGATGACCCGGACGGCGTCTGCCGATATCACCAACAGTATTTTATGCACGGTGTTGGGCGCGTTCGCGTTCCAGAAGTTCACCCCAGGCGGCATTGGGCTCGGGGTGGTGCTCGCAACCATGCTCGCAACGACCCTCGCTACTCAGAACTTTATTTTTGGTGAAACCCTCGGCAGTTGGTACTACAGCTGGTTTCCACCAGAGCCTTCGCTAGCGACGATGGCCAGCGTTATGGTCGCTGTCATGGGCTCATTGGCAGCGTTTGCAGCTTTTTCCGGCGTTATATTCGATCCAGTTCAGGCAGCGGTCGGTTTGCATCGTCGGCGCCTTCACAAGCTACTGGATCACCTGCAGCGGGACGTTACAATCAGCACCCAAAGCAGTTTTCGCCCGAAAGACCAATTTGTGGCGCGGATTCTGGACATGTTCGACATGATCAAAACGGGTTTACTGTAG
- a CDS encoding 2OG-Fe(II) oxygenase produces the protein MALNVKTRILFYSKRLSIYLVRYPEGHKVVPHVDMVSEGRLYKLNCVLVKPKTGGEFTCEKNVFNLFGRVILFRPDLYQHRVSKIEHGNRWLLSFALTQN, from the coding sequence ATGGCATTAAACGTAAAAACCCGGATTCTCTTCTACTCCAAACGCCTGAGCATTTACCTGGTGCGTTACCCGGAGGGCCACAAGGTGGTTCCCCACGTGGACATGGTATCCGAAGGCCGGCTGTACAAGCTCAATTGCGTACTGGTTAAGCCCAAAACCGGCGGTGAGTTCACCTGCGAAAAAAACGTATTCAATCTGTTTGGAAGAGTCATACTGTTCCGACCGGACCTTTACCAACACCGGGTTTCGAAGATTGAGCACGGCAACCGCTGGCTACTCAGTTTCGCGTTGACCCAAAACTAA
- a CDS encoding ribonuclease Z has translation MEFTFLGTSAGTPTRSRNVTALALSHSGHKPWYLVDCGEGTQHQLLRAHYSVMQLRAIFITHIHGDHTFGLPGLLTSASMLGRTESLDIVAPVQTQRFINATLENSDSSLGYTLNFINSEAPDFCWKDQDFGVTNVALSHRVPCRAYVFTERNIERQLLPDKLNEDGIEPGPSWGELQKGNDVTQEDGRLLRSDDYTQTPRVARRLTVAGDNDDPTLLTGACKGSHALIHEATYTQDVANRVGPWPQHSSAEQVARFAQQAQLPNLVLTHFSSRYQSAPGVTPNISQLATEAMQHYRGPLFMARDFDTYRLEKDLSLTCLSA, from the coding sequence ATGGAATTCACCTTTCTGGGCACGTCTGCCGGAACACCGACACGTTCACGCAACGTAACCGCCCTGGCCCTGTCGCACTCTGGCCACAAACCCTGGTATCTGGTGGACTGTGGCGAAGGCACTCAGCACCAACTGCTACGCGCTCACTACTCGGTGATGCAATTGCGGGCAATATTCATCACCCATATCCACGGTGACCACACCTTCGGCCTGCCAGGGCTGCTCACCAGTGCATCAATGCTGGGCCGCACAGAATCTTTAGACATCGTCGCCCCCGTCCAAACTCAACGCTTCATCAACGCAACGCTTGAAAACAGCGACTCCAGTCTCGGCTATACCCTGAACTTCATCAATTCTGAAGCGCCGGACTTCTGCTGGAAGGATCAAGACTTCGGGGTGACGAACGTGGCGTTGTCCCATCGAGTGCCTTGCCGTGCCTACGTGTTCACTGAGCGAAACATTGAGCGACAACTGTTGCCGGACAAGCTGAATGAGGACGGCATCGAACCCGGGCCCAGCTGGGGGGAGTTGCAGAAAGGCAATGACGTGACGCAGGAGGATGGACGCCTGCTAAGAAGTGACGATTACACACAAACTCCCCGCGTTGCCCGCCGCCTGACCGTCGCCGGCGACAACGACGACCCTACCCTGTTGACTGGCGCCTGCAAAGGCAGCCATGCGCTGATTCACGAAGCCACCTACACTCAGGACGTGGCCAATCGGGTCGGACCTTGGCCACAGCACAGCTCTGCAGAACAGGTGGCCAGGTTTGCTCAACAGGCCCAGTTGCCGAACCTGGTACTTACCCACTTCAGCTCACGCTACCAGTCCGCGCCGGGCGTCACACCCAACATCAGCCAATTGGCAACCGAAGCCATGCAACACTATCGGGGGCCGCTATTTATGGCCCGTGATTTCGACACTTACCGGCTGGAGAAGGACTTGTCGCTGACATGTCTGAGCGCATAA
- a CDS encoding crotonase/enoyl-CoA hydratase family protein: protein MSARLSPEVEQPEVEQPKVEQPKAQPQKKERVLIDIEDGIATVTLNRPDKYNGLDMPMFDAVTKAAKTLKKDRSVRVIILCGAGEAFCSGLDIKTVSRNPINFLKLLFKPGRKISNLAQDIGYLWRDVPAPVIAVTHGYCFGGGLQIALGADFRFSSADCEFSVMESKWGLIPDMSLAVTLRELIPIDLAKELTMTARRFNGNEAKAMGLVTRISDDPMADALTFARELAERSPDAVAASKLLFNRSWNATDKVALDWETKLQKKILGQANQRIAVARNTSSPEKPWQDRREL from the coding sequence ATGAGCGCACGCCTCTCTCCAGAAGTAGAGCAGCCAGAAGTAGAGCAGCCAAAAGTAGAGCAACCAAAAGCGCAGCCGCAAAAAAAGGAACGGGTCCTGATCGATATCGAGGACGGGATTGCCACGGTAACCTTGAACAGACCCGACAAATACAACGGTCTGGACATGCCCATGTTCGATGCCGTTACTAAAGCCGCCAAAACGCTGAAAAAAGACCGCAGCGTGCGCGTTATTATTCTGTGTGGCGCAGGCGAGGCTTTCTGCTCCGGCCTGGACATAAAAACCGTTTCCCGAAACCCGATAAACTTCCTCAAGCTACTTTTCAAGCCAGGGCGCAAGATCAGCAATCTCGCCCAGGATATTGGATACCTCTGGCGTGACGTGCCTGCACCGGTGATTGCCGTTACCCACGGTTACTGCTTTGGCGGCGGTTTGCAGATTGCATTAGGGGCTGATTTCCGATTCTCTAGCGCCGACTGCGAGTTCTCGGTTATGGAGAGTAAGTGGGGACTCATTCCAGACATGAGCCTGGCGGTGACCCTACGCGAACTGATCCCTATCGATCTTGCCAAAGAGCTGACCATGACCGCGCGTCGCTTCAATGGCAACGAAGCAAAGGCGATGGGGCTGGTTACCCGAATCAGCGATGACCCGATGGCTGACGCTCTTACCTTTGCCCGAGAACTGGCGGAGCGATCTCCGGATGCTGTTGCAGCCAGCAAACTGTTGTTTAACCGCAGTTGGAACGCAACCGACAAGGTGGCACTGGACTGGGAAACAAAACTGCAGAAAAAGATTCTCGGCCAGGCCAACCAGCGTATTGCGGTGGCTCGGAATACGAGTTCTCCCGAGAAGCCTTGGCAGGATCGCCGGGAGTTATAA